The proteins below come from a single Candidatus Zixiibacteriota bacterium genomic window:
- a CDS encoding TIGR00300 family protein — MAISSKKRWFSREVTAVGHIVDSGIMSNILDKIIGLGGKFEITSFMMGKTNVDESSVKINVAAPFNDQLDYIIEQLHSLGCLVVDDSPVLLKKAHRNMVAPEGFYSTTNHFTEIYLNSKWRKVHNQRMDAVIVVKKNRAESKKLRDIRQGDQIVCGLTGIKITPEFKQRDRKDFEFMSAEISSEKKVELAVDGVASLLKKNGKKTAVVAGPVVIHTGAAGALSKLIKKGYVQALLSGNALAVHDIEQALYGTSLGVDTNTGKQVEGGHKNHIMAINQVYKHGSIKKMVKAGALKSGIMHTCIKHNIPFVLAGSLRDDGPLPETINDMVKAQAAYSRALKSVDMVIMLSTMLHSIATGNMIPAWIKTICVDINPSVVTKLADRGSKQTIGIVTDVGLFLKLLASRL, encoded by the coding sequence ATGGCAATTTCCTCTAAGAAGCGCTGGTTTAGCCGCGAAGTTACCGCAGTCGGTCACATAGTCGATTCCGGCATCATGTCGAATATCCTCGATAAAATCATCGGCTTGGGAGGTAAATTCGAGATAACATCTTTTATGATGGGCAAAACCAATGTCGATGAATCGAGCGTAAAAATTAATGTAGCGGCTCCTTTTAATGACCAGCTTGATTATATAATCGAACAGCTTCACAGCCTTGGCTGCCTTGTTGTTGATGATAGTCCCGTTCTCTTAAAAAAAGCTCATAGAAACATGGTTGCGCCGGAAGGATTTTATTCCACTACTAATCATTTTACGGAAATATATCTGAATAGCAAATGGAGAAAAGTTCACAACCAGCGAATGGATGCGGTAATCGTAGTAAAGAAAAACCGCGCCGAAAGTAAAAAGCTTAGAGATATTCGCCAAGGCGACCAAATCGTATGCGGTCTAACCGGCATCAAGATAACGCCGGAATTCAAACAGCGCGATAGAAAAGACTTCGAGTTTATGTCTGCCGAGATATCCTCCGAGAAAAAAGTGGAATTGGCTGTGGATGGAGTAGCCTCATTGCTGAAAAAGAACGGCAAGAAAACAGCGGTTGTCGCCGGTCCGGTTGTAATTCACACCGGCGCGGCCGGAGCCTTATCCAAGCTGATTAAAAAGGGCTACGTTCAGGCCCTGCTTTCCGGGAACGCCTTAGCGGTTCATGATATCGAACAGGCATTATACGGCACCTCGCTGGGCGTCGATACAAACACCGGCAAGCAGGTGGAGGGCGGCCATAAGAATCATATCATGGCAATCAATCAGGTATACAAACATGGCTCAATTAAAAAAATGGTGAAAGCCGGGGCGCTCAAATCCGGCATTATGCACACCTGCATTAAGCATAATATTCCCTTCGTCCTGGCCGGGTCGCTTCGGGATGACGGTCCCCTGCCGGAGACTATTAACGATATGGTCAAGGCTCAAGCGGCATATAGCCGGGCTCTTAAGAGCGTTGATATGGTGATAATGCTTTCCACGATGCTTCATTCTATCGCCACTGGCAATATGATTCCGGCCTGGATAAAGACTATATGTGTTGATATTAACCCCTCGGTTGTTACCAAGCTTGCCGACCGCGGCTCAAAACAGACTATCGGAATTGTAACCGATGTCGGATTGTTCCTCAAGCTTTTAGCCTCGCGTTTGTAG